From a single Endozoicomonas euniceicola genomic region:
- the ileS gene encoding isoleucine--tRNA ligase, whose protein sequence is MTDYKHTLNLPETDFPMRGNLARREPEMLKRWYDMNLYEEIRNVSQGRDKFILHDGPPYANGDIHIGHAVNKILKDIIVKSKTLSGFDAPYVPGWDCHGLPIEHKVEGMLGKAGDKVDFKTFRRKCREYAAKQVDGQRDDFKRMGILGEWDQPYLTMDFQTEADIIRALGKIADNGHLVKGYKPVYWSVVGGSALAEAEVEYQDKTSTQVDVRYAALDEADLLSAFDFDSGEDSGEDSGENSGEQGEGEVAVVIWTTTPWTLPSSQAVTLGAELGYALVQCEVNGAPARLILGEELLESAMERYGIEDFTIIARTLGAKLEGKKVAHPFYDRELPMILGDHVTTDAGTGSVHTAPDHGVDDFNVGKKYGVTTLNYLDDAGVFRSNVERFAGEHVYKVDPLVVEALVENGRLLAQSKFQHSYPHCWRTKTPLIFRATPQWFISMEKEGLLKTAQASLKDVKFTPDWGRNRMESMLSQSPDWCVSRQRTWGVPIALFIHKETEELHPDTPALIEKVAQKVEQDGMDAWFDLEPAEILSAQDADQYVKVTDTLDVWFDSGVTHYSVLDRREGLQSPADVYVEGSDQHRGWFQSSLKTGIATKGVPPYKQLLTHGFTVDANGRKMSKSLGNVIAPQKVFKSLGADILRLWVSATDYTAEMTVSDEILKRTADSYRRIRNTARFLLSNLSGFNPETDIVAWDDMLSLDRWAVDRALNLQKDVIEAYDSFNFLNVYQKVHHFCALDLGGFYLDIIKDRQYTTQANSLARRSCQTAMYHIAQAFALWIAPICTFTADEIWQAIPGQRSQHVLLDTWYEGLLAMDSSDVDWDSILAVKTAVNKALEDARKEGVIGGGLEADLVLFASEELQQKLNQLGEELRFVLITSKAELKPLAKATDAMATDVEGLKVAVAKSAHEKCDRCWHRREDVGQIEAHPSLCGRCVENVDGQGEVRRYA, encoded by the coding sequence ATGACCGACTACAAGCACACATTGAACTTGCCAGAGACTGATTTTCCGATGCGCGGAAATCTGGCCAGGCGCGAGCCGGAAATGCTCAAACGCTGGTACGACATGAATCTGTATGAAGAGATTCGGAATGTCAGTCAGGGGCGTGACAAGTTCATTTTGCATGATGGCCCTCCTTACGCCAATGGTGATATCCATATTGGTCACGCCGTTAACAAGATTCTCAAGGACATCATTGTCAAGTCCAAAACCCTGAGTGGTTTTGACGCGCCTTATGTCCCCGGCTGGGACTGCCATGGCCTGCCTATTGAGCACAAGGTTGAAGGCATGCTGGGCAAGGCGGGCGACAAGGTGGACTTTAAAACCTTCCGCAGAAAGTGTCGTGAGTACGCCGCCAAACAGGTGGATGGCCAGCGAGACGATTTCAAACGCATGGGTATTCTGGGTGAGTGGGACCAACCTTACCTGACCATGGACTTCCAGACGGAAGCGGACATTATCCGTGCGCTGGGTAAAATCGCCGACAACGGTCATCTGGTTAAAGGCTACAAGCCGGTTTACTGGAGTGTGGTGGGTGGTTCTGCGCTGGCTGAAGCGGAGGTGGAGTATCAGGATAAAACTTCTACCCAGGTGGACGTACGTTACGCTGCGCTGGATGAAGCGGATCTGCTGTCTGCTTTTGACTTTGATAGTGGCGAGGATAGTGGCGAGGACAGTGGAGAGAATAGCGGCGAACAGGGTGAAGGTGAAGTTGCGGTGGTTATCTGGACCACGACACCATGGACCCTGCCATCTTCCCAGGCCGTGACCCTGGGGGCAGAGTTGGGCTATGCGCTGGTACAGTGCGAAGTCAACGGCGCACCAGCCCGGCTGATTCTGGGTGAAGAGCTGCTGGAAAGCGCGATGGAGCGTTACGGCATTGAAGACTTCACCATCATCGCCCGGACGCTGGGTGCGAAGCTGGAAGGCAAAAAGGTAGCTCATCCGTTTTACGATCGTGAGCTGCCAATGATCCTGGGTGATCACGTCACCACGGATGCCGGTACAGGCTCTGTTCACACGGCGCCTGACCACGGTGTCGATGACTTTAATGTGGGCAAAAAATACGGCGTTACCACCCTGAACTATCTGGACGACGCTGGTGTGTTCCGCAGCAACGTTGAACGCTTTGCCGGTGAGCATGTTTACAAAGTTGACCCGCTGGTGGTTGAGGCTCTGGTTGAGAATGGTCGCCTACTGGCTCAGTCGAAATTCCAGCACAGCTATCCGCACTGCTGGCGTACCAAAACGCCTCTGATTTTCCGTGCCACGCCACAGTGGTTTATCAGCATGGAAAAAGAAGGTCTGCTGAAAACGGCTCAGGCGTCTCTGAAGGATGTGAAGTTCACGCCTGACTGGGGACGTAACCGCATGGAGTCCATGCTGTCCCAGAGCCCGGACTGGTGTGTATCCCGCCAGCGCACCTGGGGTGTGCCGATTGCGCTGTTTATTCATAAAGAAACAGAAGAGTTGCACCCGGATACCCCGGCACTCATTGAAAAGGTCGCTCAAAAGGTTGAGCAGGACGGTATGGATGCCTGGTTCGATCTGGAACCGGCTGAAATTCTGTCCGCGCAGGATGCCGACCAGTACGTTAAGGTGACTGACACTCTGGACGTATGGTTTGACTCCGGTGTTACCCACTATTCGGTACTGGATCGTCGTGAAGGCCTGCAGTCGCCCGCTGACGTTTATGTTGAAGGTTCTGACCAGCATCGTGGCTGGTTCCAGTCTTCCCTGAAGACCGGTATTGCGACGAAAGGTGTGCCTCCTTACAAACAGCTGCTGACCCACGGATTTACAGTAGACGCCAATGGTCGCAAGATGTCCAAGTCTCTGGGCAATGTGATCGCACCGCAGAAAGTCTTTAAATCACTGGGTGCTGATATTCTGCGCCTGTGGGTATCTGCCACGGATTACACCGCAGAAATGACGGTTTCTGATGAGATCCTGAAGCGTACCGCAGACAGCTACCGTCGTATTCGTAATACGGCACGCTTCCTGTTGTCTAACCTGAGCGGCTTTAACCCGGAAACGGATATCGTTGCCTGGGACGATATGCTGTCTCTGGACCGCTGGGCGGTTGACCGCGCCCTGAACCTGCAAAAAGATGTGATTGAAGCGTACGACAGCTTTAACTTCCTGAACGTTTACCAGAAAGTTCATCACTTCTGCGCGCTGGATCTGGGTGGCTTCTATCTGGATATCATCAAGGATCGTCAGTACACCACCCAGGCAAACAGTCTGGCTCGTCGCAGCTGTCAGACCGCGATGTATCATATCGCTCAGGCCTTTGCACTGTGGATTGCCCCGATCTGTACCTTTACGGCGGATGAAATCTGGCAGGCCATTCCGGGTCAGCGCAGCCAGCACGTTTTGCTGGATACCTGGTATGAAGGTCTGCTGGCGATGGATAGCAGTGACGTTGACTGGGACTCCATCCTTGCGGTGAAAACTGCGGTGAACAAAGCATTGGAAGATGCCCGTAAGGAAGGCGTAATTGGTGGTGGTCTGGAAGCCGACCTGGTCCTGTTTGCCAGCGAAGAACTACAGCAGAAACTGAACCAGCTGGGTGAAGAACTGCGTTTTGTTCTGATCACTTCCAAAGCAGAACTGAAGCCACTGGCTAAAGCGACTGATGCGATGGCTACCGATGTGGAAGGCCTGAAAGTAGCGGTTGCCAAGTCTGCACACGAGAAGTGTGACCGTTGCTGGCATCGTCGTGAAGACGTTGGTCAGATTGAAGCGCACCCAAGCCTGTGTGGTCGTTGCGTTGAAAATGTTGATGGTCAGGGTGAAGTGCGTCGTTACGCCTGA
- a CDS encoding AbrB/MazE/SpoVT family DNA-binding domain-containing protein: MSATIRKIGNSSEERNRLVITKAKRCPRYSLEELLAQCDTGAQMPEELNKWDTLPPAGDEMLLMR, from the coding sequence ATGAGCGCCACTATTCGTAAAATCGGTAACTCCTCCGAAGAGCGAAACCGGCTGGTGATCACCAAAGCAAAGCGCTGCCCCCGCTACTCGCTGGAGGAACTGCTGGCACAATGCGACACAGGAGCACAGATGCCTGAAGAGCTGAATAAATGGGATACCCTGCCGCCAGCCGGAGATGAAATGCTGTTAATGCGCTAG
- a CDS encoding FitA-like ribbon-helix-helix domain-containing protein, translating into MATLTIRNLPDELVERLKLKARAANRSMDQEVRELLEASYPKKQDTIDRNTGANPLL; encoded by the coding sequence ATGGCAACGCTAACCATAAGAAACCTGCCCGATGAGCTGGTCGAACGCCTGAAGCTGAAAGCCAGGGCCGCTAACCGCTCTATGGATCAAGAAGTTCGGGAACTACTGGAAGCCAGCTACCCAAAAAAACAAGATACGATTGATCGAAACACTGGCGCAAACCCGCTTCTTTAG
- a CDS encoding transposase codes for MQAALVFSAKYRRNVFTREMTDQLREIFSETCPQMECHFQKIR; via the coding sequence ATGCAGGCAGCACTAGTATTTTCAGCAAAGTATCGCCGGAACGTATTCACGAGGGAAATGACCGATCAACTTCGTGAGATCTTTTCAGAAACCTGCCCGCAAATGGAGTGCCACTTTCAGAAAATTCGTTAA
- a CDS encoding RNA-guided endonuclease InsQ/TnpB family protein yields the protein MLQGIRLKANPTDQQKLILSQWMGCARFIWNAKCDEHRYYSAYARKYCPVGTFAPVDTKAAQFKSRELSPWLYSCPSQIIRNSATHWYHTFQKHMKGLCGKPKRKPKTDKGSIYLTKELFRFDVCEDGVTRLFIGTKTNNIGYLSFKSHGAFNEPKSLYIRKEIGRYFVSFCYDDGSEEPATEKEHLEYLKGASKEWLEEYVIGVDRGVAIPAHTGVKAYDFTENQKKSMDKRKRYVEKLQRRLSRQSKGSNRRQKTKKRIARQHKKVANIRQDFCHKTSRKMVDSKAKVIIFENLKTSKMTRKPKARKDINGKFVPNRARAKAGLNKAALNVGWHYLESYTRYKAAKAGKAVFKVPAHYTSQECAECDYTHPDNRKTQALFSCGSCGHVDNADRNASIVTKK from the coding sequence ATGCTTCAGGGCATCCGATTAAAAGCCAATCCAACAGACCAGCAAAAGCTGATCCTGTCTCAGTGGATGGGTTGCGCCCGGTTTATCTGGAATGCCAAGTGTGACGAACATCGCTACTACAGCGCCTACGCAAGAAAATATTGCCCTGTCGGGACATTTGCGCCGGTTGACACTAAGGCCGCTCAATTTAAAAGCAGAGAGCTTTCGCCGTGGCTCTATAGCTGTCCCAGCCAGATAATCAGAAATTCAGCTACTCACTGGTATCACACCTTCCAGAAGCACATGAAAGGGTTGTGCGGCAAACCAAAAAGAAAGCCAAAGACAGACAAGGGCAGCATTTACCTCACAAAAGAATTGTTCCGGTTCGATGTCTGTGAAGACGGCGTAACCCGCTTATTCATTGGCACAAAGACCAACAATATTGGTTATCTGTCGTTCAAGTCCCACGGTGCATTCAACGAGCCAAAGTCCCTTTACATCAGGAAAGAGATTGGTCGTTACTTCGTTTCTTTCTGCTATGACGATGGATCGGAAGAACCCGCAACAGAAAAGGAACACCTGGAGTACCTGAAAGGCGCTTCTAAAGAATGGCTGGAAGAATATGTCATTGGCGTGGACCGTGGTGTTGCAATACCAGCGCATACCGGCGTGAAGGCTTACGACTTCACGGAGAATCAGAAAAAGAGCATGGATAAGCGCAAGCGGTACGTTGAAAAACTACAACGTCGTCTATCTCGCCAAAGCAAAGGCTCTAACCGTAGGCAAAAGACAAAAAAACGGATAGCCCGTCAACATAAGAAGGTTGCCAATATCCGACAGGACTTCTGCCACAAAACCAGTCGGAAGATGGTCGACAGCAAGGCTAAGGTCATCATTTTCGAGAACCTGAAAACCTCGAAGATGACTCGCAAGCCAAAGGCCAGGAAAGATATAAACGGCAAGTTTGTTCCAAATAGAGCCAGGGCCAAAGCAGGGCTCAACAAGGCTGCGCTAAATGTTGGCTGGCATTATCTGGAAAGTTACACCCGCTACAAAGCGGCAAAAGCAGGTAAGGCAGTATTCAAAGTACCTGCACATTATACGAGTCAAGAGTGTGCGGAATGCGACTACACTCACCCCGACAACCGCAAGACACAGGCACTGTTTTCTTGCGGTAGCTGCGGACACGTTGACAACGCTGACCGAAACGCCAGCATCGTAACTAAGAAATGA
- a CDS encoding type II toxin-antitoxin system VapC family toxin, which yields MPDKPMKAAVIDTMVFAYGLLNETNYGKDSLAAIAGTETIHVPDSVRPELTNVLWQWITRKAISVQTGLDLLQDANTLFNQVHPSEHYWREALILACENKHPAYDTLFIAVAKAQVIPLVTYDKKLLQKYPDITVRSDVYIQA from the coding sequence ATGCCAGATAAACCCATGAAAGCCGCTGTCATTGATACCATGGTGTTTGCCTATGGCCTTCTAAACGAAACAAATTATGGAAAAGACTCACTGGCCGCCATCGCTGGTACAGAAACCATTCACGTTCCTGACTCAGTCAGGCCAGAACTGACAAATGTGTTATGGCAATGGATCACCCGTAAAGCCATATCCGTTCAAACCGGCCTGGACCTGCTTCAGGATGCCAACACCCTGTTCAACCAGGTTCATCCAAGCGAGCATTACTGGCGTGAGGCTCTGATTCTGGCCTGTGAAAACAAACACCCGGCTTACGACACCCTTTTTATTGCTGTGGCGAAAGCTCAGGTCATTCCTCTGGTGACTTACGATAAAAAGCTGTTGCAAAAATACCCTGACATCACCGTCAGATCGGACGTGTATATTCAGGCGTAA
- the tnpC gene encoding IS66 family transposase translates to MQNAHVSGSGTTPALLPAPFATSQVILTKQEHIQLKQQANLWHAMWKAACGREKKVLAKNASLIAQHKAEMAGLNTQVADLKSELAHMKHLLFGRKSEKTSSSSKKSGNTTRPPSNRKRGHQPGVPGSGRHLHNNLPVVHESVDLPVDKQCCTVCHRPFKSFFNDDSCDVIEVEVKAHVRRYHRRHYQKTCQCPETPNITTPPPPPRLINKGKLGISVWVELLLNKYAYGIPINRQLESYKTQGLELSQATISFGLEAITPFFEPVAEATREFVASSDQWHADETRWISWAHETTGSHKHWLWVFLCDQAVYFSIADTRAAVVPESIIGDGAGTLVCDRYSAYKKLANDAVSINLAFCWAHVRRDFIDAQRGDPELEKWSATWVNRIGRLYHLNSQRLEVLDEPEQLATQQLRLEHQVEQMAIQRDQELNRPKLRVRAKKVLESLQNHWEGLTRFVTDPGIPMDNNAAEQALRTGVVGRKNYYGSGSVWSADIAAFLFSVFMTLKLWDINPKIWLGAYLEACAINGRKPPNDLTPYLPWLMSEERLCEMRNHDPPKV, encoded by the coding sequence ATGCAAAATGCTCATGTTTCAGGATCAGGCACAACACCTGCATTACTGCCTGCCCCCTTTGCTACCTCGCAGGTCATCCTCACCAAGCAGGAACACATCCAGCTAAAACAGCAGGCCAACCTCTGGCATGCCATGTGGAAGGCGGCCTGTGGCCGAGAGAAAAAAGTATTGGCTAAAAATGCCTCTCTTATCGCTCAGCATAAAGCCGAAATGGCTGGGTTGAACACCCAGGTCGCTGATCTGAAATCAGAACTGGCACACATGAAGCACTTGCTTTTCGGTCGTAAATCAGAGAAGACCAGTTCTTCTTCAAAGAAAAGTGGCAATACTACCCGGCCACCTTCAAATCGAAAACGAGGTCACCAGCCCGGAGTCCCCGGCTCTGGTCGCCATCTTCACAACAACCTGCCAGTGGTTCATGAGTCTGTAGACTTACCAGTGGACAAACAGTGTTGTACAGTCTGTCACCGGCCATTCAAGTCTTTTTTCAATGACGACAGCTGCGACGTAATTGAAGTTGAAGTTAAGGCTCACGTTCGTCGTTATCACCGAAGGCATTACCAAAAAACTTGCCAGTGCCCTGAAACGCCCAATATTACTACTCCACCACCTCCACCAAGACTCATCAACAAAGGAAAGCTTGGTATTTCTGTCTGGGTGGAGCTGTTGCTGAATAAGTACGCATACGGCATCCCCATAAACAGGCAACTTGAGTCTTATAAGACTCAGGGACTGGAACTGTCGCAGGCGACCATCTCCTTTGGCCTGGAAGCTATAACGCCCTTTTTTGAGCCGGTTGCCGAAGCTACTCGGGAATTCGTCGCCAGTAGCGATCAGTGGCATGCTGATGAAACCCGGTGGATCAGCTGGGCACATGAGACCACAGGTTCTCACAAACATTGGCTTTGGGTATTTCTCTGTGATCAGGCGGTTTATTTCAGCATTGCTGACACCCGTGCGGCTGTCGTACCAGAGTCGATCATTGGTGACGGGGCTGGAACGCTGGTGTGTGACCGATACTCAGCGTACAAAAAGCTTGCGAATGATGCGGTGTCTATTAATTTAGCTTTCTGCTGGGCTCACGTCAGGCGGGATTTTATTGACGCTCAACGAGGTGATCCGGAGTTGGAGAAATGGAGCGCCACCTGGGTGAACAGGATTGGTCGTTTATATCATCTTAATAGTCAGCGACTTGAAGTGCTTGATGAACCAGAGCAGCTAGCAACACAGCAGTTACGGCTTGAACATCAGGTAGAGCAGATGGCAATCCAGAGGGATCAGGAACTTAATCGTCCTAAACTGCGAGTCAGAGCGAAAAAAGTGCTCGAAAGTCTACAGAATCACTGGGAAGGATTGACCCGCTTTGTCACTGATCCCGGTATCCCCATGGATAACAACGCTGCAGAGCAAGCACTGCGCACAGGTGTCGTTGGCAGGAAGAATTACTACGGCTCTGGCAGCGTATGGAGTGCTGATATAGCCGCTTTTCTATTCAGCGTTTTTATGACGCTAAAGCTTTGGGATATTAATCCAAAAATCTGGCTGGGTGCCTATCTTGAGGCTTGTGCCATAAATGGCAGGAAGCCACCTAATGATCTCACTCCTTATCTGCCCTGGTTAATGAGTGAGGAGCGGCTTTGTGAAATGCGCAATCATGATCCGCCAAAGGTATAA
- a CDS encoding transposase, with protein sequence MVRPPKPTPPKGELSEMEKDPLSVKLEVDSFDGKIHVEWEPEASVTPMGQLPFFIQFLKTGHRFEPWINDCPLTYKSPNAPQKVDVIGSLMLSILSGHKRYAHIGTIIGDKVNAQLLGMKKIVSDDSARRGLKKIDEDEGVEWMQKYLHLCFDPLLTIPWIMDVDVTVKTIYGHQEGAVNGYNPHKKGRPSHTYHSYMMANLKLILEVEVRPGNQSQSKYSLPGLMELLNRLPKRCWPEFVRGDCDWGSDRVMSELEDAGCHYLFKMKKHGNVKKAIGNAHCSGGWVKYDNHWEGKESVIKLSGWKKERRIIIVRRRRPENEIPMLEKGIKERQQTLALIEEPENIKAYEYSVLVTSLDNDIVSIINHYRNRADCENNFDEIKNQWGWGGYVTKDMARCRMLARMVALVYNWWTLYVRLSNPDSHKESITSRPLLMSSIGKLTHSGNQKKIKLTSQHRWMYKIAKLQSELCDFFDSIKSIAPQLNPINAWCRILTKAVSKFLKKGQVITMQPLIRSG encoded by the coding sequence ATGGTTCGACCACCAAAACCCACTCCCCCAAAGGGTGAGTTGTCTGAAATGGAAAAAGATCCCTTATCCGTCAAACTCGAAGTCGATTCTTTCGACGGTAAAATTCATGTCGAGTGGGAGCCTGAAGCATCGGTCACCCCAATGGGACAGCTTCCTTTTTTTATACAGTTTTTAAAAACAGGTCACCGATTTGAACCCTGGATTAACGATTGCCCACTAACTTATAAAAGCCCAAACGCCCCTCAAAAAGTGGATGTGATTGGCTCATTAATGCTTTCCATTCTTTCAGGACATAAACGCTATGCGCATATCGGAACAATTATTGGTGATAAAGTAAACGCTCAGTTGCTCGGGATGAAAAAAATTGTCAGCGATGATTCTGCCAGGCGTGGTTTAAAGAAGATTGACGAAGATGAAGGCGTTGAATGGATGCAAAAATACCTCCATCTCTGTTTTGATCCGTTATTAACCATTCCATGGATTATGGATGTTGATGTTACCGTGAAAACCATTTATGGGCATCAGGAAGGAGCGGTTAATGGCTATAACCCACATAAGAAAGGGAGACCCTCTCATACTTACCACTCATATATGATGGCTAATCTTAAATTAATACTGGAGGTTGAAGTCAGACCCGGAAATCAAAGTCAAAGTAAATACTCTTTACCCGGTTTAATGGAGCTATTAAATCGACTTCCAAAACGCTGCTGGCCTGAATTTGTTCGTGGTGATTGTGATTGGGGAAGTGACCGGGTAATGAGCGAATTGGAAGATGCTGGTTGTCATTATCTTTTTAAAATGAAGAAGCACGGCAACGTTAAGAAAGCCATAGGGAATGCACACTGTAGCGGAGGATGGGTAAAATACGACAACCATTGGGAGGGAAAAGAATCCGTAATTAAACTGTCAGGTTGGAAAAAAGAAAGACGCATAATTATTGTTCGAAGACGGCGTCCTGAAAATGAAATACCGATGTTGGAAAAAGGAATAAAAGAACGTCAACAAACGTTAGCATTAATAGAAGAGCCAGAAAATATAAAAGCTTACGAGTATTCGGTTCTGGTCACATCTCTTGATAATGATATAGTCTCGATCATTAATCATTATCGCAATAGGGCTGACTGTGAAAATAACTTTGATGAAATCAAAAACCAATGGGGCTGGGGCGGTTATGTAACAAAAGATATGGCAAGATGTCGAATGCTGGCCCGAATGGTTGCCTTGGTTTACAACTGGTGGACGCTATACGTTCGATTGAGTAATCCGGACTCCCATAAAGAATCAATTACCAGCCGCCCCTTATTAATGAGTTCAATTGGCAAGCTGACCCACTCTGGCAACCAAAAGAAAATAAAGCTGACAAGCCAGCATCGATGGATGTATAAAATTGCGAAATTACAAAGTGAACTGTGTGATTTTTTTGATTCAATCAAAAGTATCGCACCGCAGTTGAATCCAATTAACGCATGGTGTCGTATTTTAACGAAAGCGGTCTCAAAATTTTTGAAAAAAGGGCAGGTTATTACGATGCAACCATTAATTCGATCGGGCTAA
- a CDS encoding HipA domain-containing protein, protein MTETYKVVDIQEDMDNPEDLGTKEKFWYRYNNQKWLFKKSRPLTGEHWSEKVAEQLCQQLGIPHAKYELARYQGDIGITSLSIIEDRGKWRMTLGNQLLMMEDSSYPGEKKGRFVRVKEHTVYKVLGILDSAKTHNQPPVWPGLPDSLDAAGVFVGYLLLDAHISNQDRHHENWAILLNGETGEQFLCPSYDHASSLGCTEPDKKRLARLTTKDKGYNVEAYVSKATCALYKSKSDAKPLKTIEAFRLASRQRPKAARYWLEQLKILDKDRIRNILAKVPDEVTTLAAMQFAEKMILENRRGLLCALN, encoded by the coding sequence GTGACAGAGACTTATAAAGTCGTCGATATTCAGGAGGATATGGACAACCCGGAAGATCTCGGTACCAAAGAAAAGTTTTGGTATCGCTACAACAACCAAAAGTGGCTGTTTAAAAAATCTCGGCCTCTGACCGGAGAGCACTGGTCAGAAAAAGTGGCGGAGCAACTCTGCCAACAACTCGGCATCCCCCACGCTAAGTACGAACTGGCAAGATATCAGGGCGATATTGGCATCACCAGTTTAAGCATCATCGAAGACCGCGGAAAATGGCGAATGACGCTGGGCAACCAGCTATTAATGATGGAAGACAGTAGTTATCCCGGTGAAAAGAAAGGCCGCTTTGTCCGGGTTAAAGAACATACGGTTTATAAAGTACTGGGGATTCTGGATTCTGCCAAAACCCACAACCAGCCCCCGGTCTGGCCCGGCCTTCCGGACAGCCTGGATGCAGCAGGGGTATTTGTAGGCTACCTGTTGCTGGATGCACATATCAGCAATCAGGACAGACACCATGAAAACTGGGCGATATTGCTTAATGGTGAAACCGGAGAACAGTTTCTATGCCCAAGCTATGACCACGCCTCAAGCCTTGGATGTACTGAGCCGGATAAAAAACGTTTGGCCCGGCTGACAACAAAAGACAAAGGCTATAATGTTGAGGCTTATGTCAGTAAGGCAACTTGTGCACTGTACAAGTCTAAATCTGATGCTAAGCCACTAAAAACCATAGAGGCGTTCAGGCTGGCCAGTCGGCAAAGGCCGAAGGCCGCCCGGTACTGGCTGGAGCAACTGAAAATTCTCGATAAAGACAGAATACGCAACATACTGGCCAAAGTACCCGACGAAGTCACAACACTCGCAGCCATGCAGTTTGCTGAAAAAATGATTTTGGAAAATAGAAGGGGCTTGTTATGCGCTCTCAATTGA
- a CDS encoding HIRAN domain-containing protein, with amino-acid sequence MRSQLNSVFLAWQDPKERSWHTVGKLTQNNQLFEFHYTRGALTSEAFIPFTGMNDLQATYQSDSLFPLFANRVLSERRPEYKKLLSWLGLADEKQSPIVILSKTGGIKSTDNLQVFPEGVSSPEKGFEIDFFAHGLLYITDSARSLIKSLKVGDKLLLMEDVQNEHGGLVMAVRTSDTPEIIGYCPRFLADRLSDAMDAGAELDLSIARVNANAPLYYQLMCNLKTGAIPAGTPFKNDEFLKVPDKIH; translated from the coding sequence ATGCGCTCTCAATTGAACAGTGTGTTTTTAGCCTGGCAAGACCCGAAGGAGCGAAGTTGGCACACGGTGGGTAAGCTCACTCAGAATAACCAGCTGTTCGAGTTCCATTACACCCGTGGCGCTTTAACCTCTGAAGCCTTTATTCCGTTCACCGGCATGAATGACCTTCAGGCCACTTATCAGTCAGACAGCCTGTTTCCCCTGTTTGCTAACCGGGTATTGTCTGAGCGCAGGCCAGAATACAAAAAACTGCTTTCCTGGCTGGGGCTTGCCGATGAAAAACAGAGCCCGATTGTTATCCTGTCAAAAACCGGTGGCATTAAAAGCACTGACAACCTTCAGGTATTTCCTGAAGGAGTATCATCACCAGAAAAAGGTTTTGAGATTGATTTCTTCGCACACGGCCTGCTCTACATTACCGACTCTGCCCGTAGCCTGATTAAAAGCTTAAAGGTTGGTGACAAGCTGCTTTTGATGGAAGATGTTCAAAATGAACATGGCGGCCTGGTCATGGCTGTTCGTACGTCAGATACACCAGAGATTATTGGCTATTGTCCTCGCTTTCTGGCTGACCGGTTATCCGATGCTATGGATGCGGGAGCAGAGCTGGACTTATCGATTGCCCGTGTCAATGCCAATGCGCCTCTTTATTACCAGTTGATGTGTAACCTTAAAACCGGTGCCATTCCAGCCGGTACACCGTTTAAAAACGATGAGTTTTTAAAGGTTCCCGATAAAATCCATTGA
- a CDS encoding type II toxin-antitoxin system RelE/ParE family toxin, translating to MKWCITFYSKKVEEETLGFPTGILANFIHIAEMIEEFGPALGKPYTASMGDGLFEISGLAHPAGTHPRVTLLIS from the coding sequence ATGAAGTGGTGTATCACGTTTTACAGCAAGAAAGTAGAGGAAGAGACTCTGGGGTTTCCTACGGGGATCTTGGCTAACTTCATCCATATAGCTGAAATGATTGAAGAATTCGGTCCTGCCCTTGGCAAGCCATATACAGCTTCAATGGGTGATGGTCTCTTCGAGATTAGCGGACTAGCCCACCCTGCGGGCACACATCCCAGAGTAACTCTTTTAATAAGCTAA